The following proteins are co-located in the Eublepharis macularius isolate TG4126 chromosome 5, MPM_Emac_v1.0, whole genome shotgun sequence genome:
- the CTBS gene encoding di-N-acetylchitobiase → MELLLSSRGGALLLAALLLRLGLISGACPCEDPSLCNPIAGTRDFEVFVFQVSGKSWKFYDWSQITTVAIFGKYDPELMCYAHSRGARVVLKGDVSVKEIVDPAFRTAWINQKVDLAKKQYMDGINIDIEQVVAKSSAEYYALTALVQETTEAFHKAIPGSQVTFDVAWSPKCIDRRCYNYTGIADSCDFVFVMSYDEQSQVWTDCIARANAPYNQTLTGYDDYIHMGINPKKLVMGVPWYGYDYSCLSLSKAHVCSIEEVSFRGAPCSDAAGRQVPYRIIMNLANSSITGILWNEEQKAPYFEYRDPHGTIHQVWYDNPRSISLKAAYVKEHGLRGIGMWNGDCLNYSGGSVARQQTKAMWEALKPK, encoded by the exons ATGGAGCTGTTGCTAAGCAGCCGGGGCGGCGCGCTCCTCTTGGCGGCCCTCCTCCTGCGTCTCGGGTTGATTTCCGGCGCGTGCCCCTGCGAAGACCCCTCGCTGTGCAACCCCATCGCAGGCACCCGGGACTTCGAG GTTTTTGTGTTTCAGGTTAGTGGGAAGTCTTGGAAGTTCTATGACTGGTCACAAATTACAACTGTGGCAATTTTTGGAAAATATGACCCTGAGCTCATGTGTTATGCTCATTCAAGAGGAGCCAGAGTTGTTTTAAAAG GAGATGTATCTGTAAAGGAAATTGTTGATCCTGCCTTCAGAACAGCATGGATAAACCAGAAAGTGGACCTTGCCAAAAAGCAGTATATGGATGGAATCAACATAGATATTGAACAAGTTGTGGCTAAGTCTTCAGCTGAATACTATGCATTAACTGCTTTGGTTCAAGAAACAACAGAAGCTTTTCACAAAGCaattccaggatctcag GTGACCTTTGATGTAGCTTGGTCTCCAAAATGCATAGACAGAAGATGTTATAACTATACTGGGATTGCCGATTCCTGTGATTTTGTGTTTGTCATGTCTTATGATGAGCAGAGTCAAGTGTGGACAGACTGCATTGCAAGAGCCAATGCTCCATACAACCAGACCTTAACTG GATATGATGACTACATTCACATGGGCATTAATCCAAAGAAGCTTGTGATGGGCGTTCCGTGGTACGGATATGATTATTCCTGTCTATCCTTATCTAAG GCTCATGTATGTTCCATTGAAGAAGTTTCTTTCCGAGGAGCCCCATGCAGTGATGCAGCAGGACGTCAGGTCCCCTATAGAATAATAATGAATCTGGCCAACAGTTCTATAACTGGTATTTTATGGAATGAAGAACAGAAAGCTCCATATTTTGAATACCGG GACCCTCATGGCACTATACATCAAGTATGGTATGATAATCCCAGGAGCATTTCTTTGAAGGCAGCTTATGTGAAGGAGCATGGTTTAAGGGGTATTGGTATGTGGAACGGGGATTGTCTTAATTACTCTGGAGGCTCTGTGGCACGACAGCAGACAAAAGCAATGTGGGAAGCCTTGAAACCAAAATGA